The following proteins are encoded in a genomic region of Brachypodium distachyon strain Bd21 chromosome 1, Brachypodium_distachyon_v3.0, whole genome shotgun sequence:
- the LOC100828472 gene encoding dnaJ protein ERDJ2, whose amino-acid sequence MAAAEENSSLFLIFILTMIALPLVPYTIMRLCHAATAKAKTIHCRCSGCHRSGKYRKSIYKKISNFSTWSNLTILLLWIVVIFLVYYIKLISREVQVFEPYSILGLEPGASESDIKKSYRRLSIQYHPDKNPDPEAHTYFVESISKAYQALTDPTSRDNYEKYGHPDGRQGFQMGIALPKFLLNMDGASGGIMLLGIVGLCILCPLMIAVIYLSRSSKYTGNYVMHQTLSTYYYFMKPSLAPSKVMDVFIKAAEYMEMPVRRSDDEPLQKLFVAVRSELNLDLKNIRTEQAKFWKQHPSLVKTELLIQAHLTREAFALTPALAKDYKHMLELAPRLLEELVKIALLPRSPHGFGWLRPAIGVVELSQSIIQAVPLSARKAGGGNSEGIAPFLQLPHFTEATVKKIARKKIRAFQELCDMSEGDRAALLTQVAGLSEEEARDVELVLEMVPTIEVDIRCETEGEEGIQEGDVVTMYAWVSLQRRSGLTAALPHAPFFPFHREENFWLLLADTASNNVWLSQKVSFMDEATAITAASKAIQDTQEALGASPKEVGTAVREAVDRVKKGSRLVMGKFQAPAEGNHNLTSFCLCDTWIGCDSKTNFKLKVLKRSRAGTRAHVPEEGPVTEDGIEEEEEDEEEEYDDYESEYSDDEEEEKNKGKGKVANGAAHRRANSDIDSGSDD is encoded by the exons ATGGCTGCGGCTGAGGAGAACAGCTCGCTGTTCTTGATATTCATCCTGACCATGATCGCGCTGCCGCTGGTGCCGTACACGATCATGCGGCTGTGCCACGCCGCTACCGCCAAGGCCAAGACCATCCACTGTCGCTGCTCCGGTTGCCACCGCTCCGGCAAGTACCGCAAGTCGATCTACAAGAAG ATATCAAACTTCTCGACGTGGAGCAATCTGACCATTTTGCTTCTCTGGATCGTTGTGATATTCCTCGTTTACTACATCAAACTCATCAGCCGTGAG GTCCAAGTATTTGAGCCATACAGCATTCTTGGACTGGAACCAGGGGCGTCTGAGTCTGATATAAAGAAATCGTACAGGAGGCTTTCTATTCAATACCACCCTGATAAAAATCCTGATCCTG AGGCCCACACTTATTTTGTTGAATCCATATCCAAGGCGTATCAGGCATTAACCGATCCTACATCTCGTGATAATTATGAGAAGTATGGTCATCCAGATGGGCGTCAG GGGTTCCAAATGGGGATTGCTTTGCCCAAGTTCTTGTTGAATATGGATGGTGCATCTGGTGGGATAATGCTTTTAGGAATAGTGGGGCTTTGCATCCTCTGCCCGTTGATGATAGCAGTTATTTATTTGTCAAGGTCATCGAAGTATACTGGAAATTATGTCATGCATCAAACTCTGTCCACTTATTACTATTTTATGAAGCCATCTCTAGCTCCGAG CAAAGTAATGGATGTCTTCATCAAGGCTGCAGAATATATGGAGATGCCAGTACGGCGCAGTGATGATGAGCCCCTCCAGAAATTGTTCGTAGCCGTTAGAAGCGAGTTAAATTTAGATTTAAAGAATATCAGAACAGAACAAGCCAAGTTCTGGAAGCAGCATCCATCACTAGTAAAG ACGGAACTCTTGATTCAGGCTCATCTTACTCGAGAGGCATTTGCTTTGACACcagcattagcaaaagattaCAAACACATGCTTGAACTTGCACCTCGTCTTCTGGAAGAGCTAGTTAAG ATTGCACTTCTACCAAGGAGCCCCCATGGTTTTGGATGGCTCAGACCTGCAATTGGTGTAGTTGAGCTTTCTCAAAGTATCATCCAG GCTGTTCCTCTCAGTGCTCGAAAAGCTGGTGGAGGTAATTCAGAAGGAATAGCACCTTTCTTGCAGCTGCCACATTTTACTGAAGCGACGGTCAAAAAAATTGCTCGCAAG AAAATTCGGGCATTCCAAGAACTTTGCGATATGTCTGAGGGGGATCGTGCTGCACTGCTGACACAAGTAGCTGGCCTttctgaagaagaagctcGGGATGTAGAGCTTGTACTGGAGATGGTTCCTACTATTGAGGTGGATATTAGATGCGAGACTGAAGGAGAAGAGGGCATACAAGAGGGTGATGTTGTGACAATGTATGCTTGGGTCTCGCTTCAGCGTCGCAGCGGCCTAACTGCTGCTCTTCCCCATGCTCCTTTCTTCCCATTCCACAGGGAAGAGAATTTCTGGTTGCTTCTAGCAGACACTGCTTCGAACAACGTTTGGTTATCCCAGAAAGTCAGCTTCATGGACGAGGCTACAGCTATAACTGCAGCATCAAAAGCTATACAAGACACCCAGGAAGCACTGGGTGCAAGCCCCAAGGAAGTAGGAACTGCAGTCAGAGAGGCAGTTGACAGAGTGAAGAAAGGCAGTAGGTTGGTAATGGGCAAGTTTCAAGCCCCAGCTGAGGGCAATCACAACCTGACTTCCTTCTGCTTGTGTGACACATGGATTGGCTGCGACAGCAAGACTAACTTTAAGCTGAAGGTTCTGAAGCGCAGCCGCGCTGGAACAAGGGCACATGTGCCTGAAGAAGGGCCGGTAACAGAGGACGGcattgaggaggaagaggaggacgaagaagagGAGTATGACGATTACGAGAGCGAATACAGtgatgatgaggaagaagaaaagaacaaggGAAAGGGTAAGGTTGCAAATGGAGCAGCCCATCGAAGAGCAAACTCTGATATAGATTCGGGCAGCGATGATTGA
- the LOC100828772 gene encoding protein BOLA4, chloroplastic/mitochondrial, giving the protein MLLMRSAAAPCSLTSMLLRRLASSSASYAIRRHPAAALSPLSSSSSATARFTTWSPSPLSSTTRTRGFSAWASAPGPPGANESPVAQSLETKIKEQLEADTVTVIDTSGDGRHVCIDVVSKAFEGKSAVSRQRMVYKVIWEELQSTVHAVDQMTTKTPGEAVANK; this is encoded by the exons ATGCTGCTGATgaggtccgccgccgccccctgctCTCTCACCTCCATGCtactccgccgcctcgcctctTCCTCCGCTTCCTATGCTATCCGCCGTCACCCGGCCGCAGCCCtctctcccctctcctcttcctcctctgccacTGCTAGGTTCACGACCTGGTCCCCTTCCCCTCTTTCTAGCACCACCCGAACCAGGGGATTCTCGGCATGGGCGTCGGCCCCGGGACCGCCGGGGGCTAACGAATCCCCCGTTGCTCAGTCGCTTGAGACCAAG ATCAAGGAGCAGCTAGAGGCGGACACTGTCACCGTCATTGACACCTCCGGGGATGGACGCCACGTCTG CATAGACGTGGTTTCGAAGGCGTTTGAGGGGAAATCTGCTGTCAGCAGGCAGAGAATGGTTTATAAGGTTATATGGGAGGAGCTTCAGAGCACCGTGCATGCCGTGGACCAAATGACTACCAAGACGCCTGGCGAGGCAGTTGCCAACAAGTAA